A genomic region of Leptotrichia hofstadii contains the following coding sequences:
- the sppA gene encoding signal peptide peptidase SppA: MFILKMLLEIVIMLILCVILNLIFVKKILRVKNKKKIPLKKVKAVVFDVKKLKEDVAMPALKGKEKLSYYQILQGLNNLAEDKNIKKVIVDVDKLNLTLSQLEEISKIFDKIRKNKEVVAIGTLFEEGRYRQALLADKIFVFDTRQSTLIFRGYFHKEFYLKSFLEKFGIKMNVLHIGDYKVAGEKYSHNQMSEEKKESIKNIKDKVFEDFVELVKSKRGVDIENEILSGNLIFAGAKKALEYKLIDGVADYDEIGINYKEDTVSIEDYIGMLKEKKEKAKDTIAVVNLEGVIDVKNPNKNITYENVCEKLEELKEIKNLKGLVLRINSPGGSALVSEKIYKKLKKLTVPIYVSMGDVCASGGYYIATTGKKLFANNFTLTGSIGVVMMYPEVAGTVKKLDINLEGFGKGAGFDMLNPFEKLGEDSKEKLIQNMNEVYGEFKEHVMVARGMSDEELEKIAQGRVWLGSEAKNINLVDEIGTLEDCIKSMANDLKLDKYKVQIVELTQTLKETLSDIKMPFVSEEIREKVEFLQGNMNQVLYYESDFEL; encoded by the coding sequence ATGTTTATTTTGAAAATGCTATTAGAAATAGTAATAATGCTTATTTTGTGTGTAATTTTAAATTTAATTTTTGTGAAGAAGATTCTTAGAGTAAAAAATAAGAAGAAAATACCTTTAAAAAAGGTAAAAGCCGTTGTGTTTGATGTCAAGAAATTGAAAGAAGATGTGGCTATGCCGGCATTAAAGGGGAAAGAGAAATTATCGTATTATCAAATATTGCAAGGATTAAATAATCTTGCGGAAGATAAGAATATAAAAAAAGTGATTGTTGATGTAGATAAGTTAAATTTGACACTTTCACAGTTGGAAGAGATTTCTAAAATTTTTGACAAGATTAGGAAAAATAAGGAAGTAGTGGCAATAGGAACGCTTTTTGAGGAAGGTCGATATAGACAGGCTTTACTTGCTGATAAAATTTTTGTGTTTGACACAAGGCAGTCAACTCTTATTTTTAGGGGATATTTTCATAAAGAATTTTATTTAAAGTCGTTTCTGGAAAAGTTTGGGATAAAGATGAATGTGCTTCATATTGGTGATTATAAGGTGGCTGGAGAAAAATATAGCCATAACCAAATGTCAGAAGAGAAAAAGGAATCAATTAAAAATATAAAGGATAAAGTTTTTGAAGATTTTGTGGAACTGGTAAAAAGTAAAAGAGGCGTTGATATTGAAAATGAGATATTGAGTGGAAATCTAATTTTTGCTGGGGCGAAAAAGGCTTTGGAATATAAATTGATTGACGGTGTTGCTGATTATGATGAAATTGGGATAAATTACAAGGAAGACACCGTTTCGATTGAAGATTACATAGGAATGTTGAAAGAAAAAAAAGAAAAAGCAAAAGATACGATTGCAGTAGTGAATCTTGAAGGTGTTATTGATGTGAAAAATCCTAACAAAAATATTACTTATGAAAATGTATGTGAAAAATTGGAAGAATTAAAAGAAATAAAGAATTTGAAAGGGTTGGTGTTAAGAATAAATTCACCTGGTGGAAGTGCTTTAGTTTCTGAAAAAATATATAAGAAATTAAAAAAATTGACTGTGCCAATATATGTTTCAATGGGAGATGTCTGTGCAAGCGGTGGTTATTACATTGCCACAACTGGAAAAAAATTATTTGCGAATAACTTCACTTTGACAGGCTCAATCGGTGTTGTTATGATGTATCCTGAAGTTGCAGGAACAGTGAAAAAGTTAGACATTAATTTGGAAGGATTTGGAAAAGGTGCTGGCTTTGATATGCTGAATCCGTTTGAAAAACTAGGAGAAGATTCAAAAGAGAAATTAATCCAGAATATGAATGAAGTTTATGGCGAGTTTAAGGAACATGTAATGGTAGCCAGAGGAATGAGTGATGAGGAACTTGAAAAAATTGCACAGGGAAGAGTATGGCTTGGAAGTGAAGCCAAAAATATCAATTTAGTTGATGAAATTGGAACTCTTGAAGATTGTATAAAATCAATGGCAAATGATTTGAAACTGGATAAATATAAAGTGCAGATAGTGGAGTTAACACAAACTTTAAAAGAAACTCTGTCAGATATAAAAATGCCGTTTGTATCTGAGGAAATTAGGGAAAAGGTTGAATTTTTGCAAGGAAATATGAATCAGGTTTTGTATTATGAGAGTGATTTTGAACTGTAG
- a CDS encoding Fic family protein — MNNYLELSKLYYQKANIEEELNKRLEHPCVYKTSLYISPILRGERVSKEVELFFLPIKNVLMLQDEIIQNSRDILNLSNELPEVALNYCVREIMVNEIIKSNGIEGVHTTKKDVYDSINSNKKYRFSGIVKKYKQITENKIQKINSAEEIRKIYDEVFSEEIVINSENKLDGKLFRKGIVHVTTGMKNVHLGDTTEELILEHIEKLIEFMNRKDINFLLKACITHYYFEYIHPFYDGNGRFGRLIFSMYLARKLDVFTGLSLSYSIFSKKEKYSKLFLNTSNSKNFGEITFFLIGMLELIKKGQESIMKMLEDKIEKLNFSRNYLNNLNLSDLEKDIMFVYIQNHIFSNSDLEDKELCKIINMSRPTLKNNIEQLIKKEYLTKISKKPITHVLSDKLQKVID; from the coding sequence ATGAATAATTATTTGGAATTGTCAAAATTATACTATCAAAAAGCTAATATTGAAGAAGAATTGAATAAAAGACTTGAACATCCATGTGTTTATAAAACATCTTTATATATTTCGCCAATTTTACGGGGAGAAAGAGTTTCAAAGGAAGTAGAATTATTTTTTTTACCAATAAAAAATGTATTAATGTTACAAGATGAAATAATCCAAAATAGTAGAGATATTTTAAATTTGTCTAACGAACTGCCTGAAGTGGCTTTAAATTATTGTGTAAGAGAAATTATGGTTAATGAAATAATAAAAAGTAATGGGATTGAAGGAGTTCATACAACAAAAAAAGATGTGTATGATAGCATAAATTCCAATAAAAAATATAGATTTTCAGGAATTGTAAAAAAATATAAGCAAATAACAGAAAATAAGATTCAAAAAATTAATTCTGCAGAAGAAATACGAAAAATATACGATGAAGTTTTTAGTGAAGAAATTGTAATTAATTCAGAGAACAAATTAGATGGGAAATTATTTAGAAAAGGTATTGTTCATGTCACAACGGGAATGAAAAATGTTCATTTAGGCGATACAACGGAAGAACTAATATTAGAGCATATTGAAAAATTGATAGAATTTATGAATAGAAAAGATATAAATTTTTTATTAAAAGCCTGTATTACTCATTATTATTTTGAATACATTCATCCATTTTATGATGGAAATGGACGATTTGGAAGACTAATTTTCTCAATGTACCTGGCAAGAAAATTAGATGTATTTACGGGATTGTCATTGTCTTACTCAATTTTTTCTAAAAAGGAAAAATATTCAAAGTTATTTCTGAATACTTCAAATTCTAAAAATTTTGGTGAAATAACATTTTTTCTCATAGGCATGTTGGAACTAATAAAAAAAGGACAAGAAAGTATAATGAAAATGCTGGAAGATAAAATAGAAAAATTGAATTTTTCGAGAAATTATTTGAATAATCTCAATTTAAGCGATTTGGAGAAAGATATAATGTTTGTATATATTCAAAATCATATTTTTTCTAATTCTGATTTAGAAGATAAAGAATTATGTAAAATAATAAATATGAGCAGACCTACACTAAAAAATAATATAGAACAATTAATAAAAAAAGAATACTTGACAAAAATTTCTAAAAAACCAATAACACATGTTTTAAGTGACAAATTACAGAAAGTTATTGACTAA
- a CDS encoding arsenate reductase family protein: MNKVYCYPRCTTCKKAMKWLEENGIDYEYKHIVEETPSKEDIKKYYEKSGLPLKRFFNTSGNVYKELNLKEKLAEMSEDEQFELLASNGMVLKRPLLVGKDFVLVGFKEAEWVEKLK, encoded by the coding sequence ATGAACAAAGTATATTGCTATCCAAGATGCACAACTTGTAAAAAGGCTATGAAATGGCTTGAGGAAAATGGGATTGATTATGAATATAAGCACATTGTGGAAGAAACACCGTCGAAGGAAGATATTAAGAAATACTATGAGAAAAGTGGATTGCCTTTAAAAAGATTTTTTAATACAAGCGGAAATGTTTATAAAGAACTGAACTTAAAGGAAAAATTGGCAGAGATGTCAGAAGATGAACAGTTTGAGTTACTTGCAAGCAATGGAATGGTATTAAAAAGACCACTTTTGGTAGGGAAGGATTTTGTGCTGGTTGGATTTAAGGAAGCTGAGTGGGTTGAAAAATTGAAATAA
- the rplS gene encoding 50S ribosomal protein L19 yields the protein MKEKLIELVEKNYLKADVPQFKAGDTVAVHYKVKEGNKERIQVFEGVVIRVSGGSVAKNFTVRKVSSGIGVERIIPLNSPLVEKIEVKRIGKVRRSKLYYLRNLSGKAARIKEIRK from the coding sequence TTGAAAGAGAAATTAATCGAATTAGTAGAAAAAAATTACTTAAAGGCTGATGTGCCTCAATTTAAAGCAGGGGATACAGTTGCAGTTCACTACAAAGTAAAAGAGGGAAACAAAGAAAGAATACAGGTTTTTGAAGGTGTAGTTATCAGAGTTTCTGGTGGAAGTGTTGCTAAAAACTTCACAGTTAGAAAAGTATCTTCAGGAATCGGTGTAGAAAGAATCATTCCTTTAAATTCTCCATTAGTAGAAAAAATCGAAGTTAAGAGAATTGGTAAAGTAAGAAGATCTAAATTATACTACTTGAGAAACTTATCAGGAAAAGCTGCTAGAATTAAAGAAATTAGAAAGTAG